AGATCGTTCCTGTGCGCCTGGCGCATGATGTCCAGCCACTCGTCGGCCGAGGTCTTGCCGTAGGCCAGAACCTCTTTGCGCACGCTATCGACGAGGATCTCCGCCCCACCACCCGGGATCGACTGCAGGCCGGCGGCCTTCAAGCGCGCGATCACGTCGTAGAAGCTCATCCGCTCGAGCTTGGCGATGAACTTCACCTCGGGAGGCGAGAAGGCGTGCAGGTGAACCTCAGGATAGCGGCTCTTCAGGTACTTGAGGAGGTCCTCGTAGTAGCTGAGCGGCAGGTCCGGATGGACCCCGCCCTGCATCAGGATGCCGGTGCCGTTGAGAGCCAACGTCTCTTCGACCTTCTTGCCGATCTCCTCGAAATTCAACAGGTAGCCTTCCTCGTCTCCGGGCTCCCGGTAAAAGGCGCAGAAGCGGCACTTGTAGATGCAAACGTTGGTGTAGTTGATGTTGCGGTCGATGTTGTAAGTCGCCACGCCGGGATCGTTAAAGCGATTGCGAACCTCTTCGGCTGCCAGACCGAGCTCGATCAAATCGCCGTCCAAAAGCAGCCGGTGGGCGTCGGCGGCCGAGATTCGGCGGCCGGCGACGGCGTCGTCGAGAATCGCGTCGGCCCGTCGGCCGGAGGGATCGAAGTCCATGGTCGTCCTACCCTACTCTTTCTCTGTTCTTGCCAAGCGCTCGAGACGCCGGATGTCCGGCCGGTCCTTCTCGGGCCGGCCGGTCGCGCGTTTCATTGCGAGCAACTGATCGACTCCGGCGAAATGAGTTGGAGTGCCCGCGAGCTCTCCCGCGATCTTCCCTTCCCACACCTCGCGCCACTCGACGCCCGGCACGCGCGAGTGAATCTCGACCCGCAGAAGACCGCCGAACGACAAGATATCTCCCGAGATGAAGTCCTCCACGGAGAACTTCGGTTCGAACCCTCCCCAGCTCGCAACGGCCGCTCGCGCTCGCGCAGCATTCTCCAGCGTTGGGGCGATCAGAACGTCGATGTCACGGGTGGTTCGATAGGGCACGTGGGACAGGACCGCCATCCCGCCGATGACTACATAGTCCGCGCCTTCTTTGTTGAGCGCAGCCAGGAAATCGGCAAAGTCCTTTGTCATCGGCCAGTCCTCGCGTCAGCCACAGGCTGTACGTTACGTCCAGTAGTGCGGTCGCCGCCGCCATCCGCTCCGCCGGAGAGGCGGCCCTTGCATCAGCCACCTCGTCGGCGATGATCTGCTCATCCGAGCTCGAAAGGGAATAGCGCCTCTGGCGGGTACGACTCATCACATCGAATTTTAGCAGGCTCATTCGTTACTTGACGGCTGGCATCAAGACTCGGCAAGTCCGCCATAGTCCAGAACACCGACCTGTGAGGTCATCTTCCAGCCCGTATCCGTCTTGACGTAGATCTTGCACGTCCGGCCGCACCAGTGGAAGTCCTCGCCGGTTCGGCGGTTGCGCCAGAGGGTGTCGATGTCGACGACCGCGAAGGCTCCGTCGCCCTCCTTGGAGACCTCGATCTTCTCGGTCCGCCGCTCGTTTCGGACCAGATCGTGCGAGTCGAAGAGCTCCTGCCAGCCGGAACCCCAACGATCGACGTCGTATCGGCCCCATTCCATGACCCATTCGATCGGGTCGTGCGCCTGAGCCGACGGCGGCCACGGCCAGACCATGTCGTGATGGAAGCAGGTGAGCAGAAGTTGAACGTCCCGCGTATCCCAGGCTCGAGTCTCGCGATCGACGATCTCCCGAATCTCATCACTGGGTCGGCTCATCCCACCACCCTTTCGACGTCGGAGGTTCGGCCCTCGAGAAACCTGAGCGGCTTCGGAGGACCTTCTCCGAGGTACGGAGTGGCTCGCCGATAGAACTCCTCGAGGCCGCGAACCTCGGACTCGCCCAGCTCGAAGCTCAGGTTCCGCTCCAGATAGTCGAGCAGATAGTCCTCCGAGAGCCCAAGCTCCCGCCCGGCCTCGTGAGCGAGAATGCCCAAGTTCTGTCGGCCGTGGCTGGCGCTGGCCGAAAAATCGGTCTCCAGGCCGGGGTGCCCGACACCGGAGCGGATCGCCCAAAAGGCGAATACAAACGGCAATCCCGTGAGCTCCTCCCATGCGGTCGCGAGATCCAGCACCCTGCCCTTCTCCATCGAGATGCGCAAGGCTGGATCGCCGATGATCAACGCCGCGTCGTTGGCGCCGAGCATGGTTTCGAGGTCGGGTCGGGTCGAGGCCGATTCGGGCTCGGCCCCGTACAGCTCCCTGAGCACAATCCGCACCAGGGTCGCCGAAGTGCGGCTATTCTCGTCGAGCGCCAGCCGCCGGACATCGCCGAAGGGCACGTTCGACACAAGCAACACGCTCCGAACCGCGCTGTCCGAGGCTACGCAGGTGCCGGGGATCACCGCCAGGTCCGGAATCCGCTGATACTCGATCGACGGAATCAGCCCGATGTCGATCTCGCCCGCCGCCAGCAGGTCGGCCACTCGGGCCGGTGGCTGGTAGACGGCCCGGTAGCGATCCGAAAGCGCTCCCGACAGAAAGTCCCAGGCCAGTGGGCGAGAGTTCAGGTAGTCGACGATACCGACTCGGAGTCTGGTCATCTCAAAGTCGATTGTATCCAGTTGCCCGCCCTAACCCTCGCCTCTCTGCGCTCGCGGAGGCACCCACCGTCGCGACTCAATCGGCGCGCCAACCTCAGAGCCGGTCGACACCCTTCGCTTCGCTCGAGGGCAAGCGGAGTTCGACCGCTACAGGGAGGCAAGCTTCGAAAACCAGTCGGGAGGGGACACCTTGGAAAGGTGTCGCCAATGTCCCCGCTATCCCCGGTTTACTTCCCCGACATCGCGTCGAGGAAGTCCTT
This bacterium DNA region includes the following protein-coding sequences:
- a CDS encoding menaquinone biosynthesis protein, whose translation is MTRLRVGIVDYLNSRPLAWDFLSGALSDRYRAVYQPPARVADLLAAGEIDIGLIPSIEYQRIPDLAVIPGTCVASDSAVRSVLLVSNVPFGDVRRLALDENSRTSATLVRIVLRELYGAEPESASTRPDLETMLGANDAALIIGDPALRISMEKGRVLDLATAWEELTGLPFVFAFWAIRSGVGHPGLETDFSASASHGRQNLGILAHEAGRELGLSEDYLLDYLERNLSFELGESEVRGLEEFYRRATPYLGEGPPKPLRFLEGRTSDVERVVG
- a CDS encoding nuclear transport factor 2 family protein; protein product: MSRPSDEIREIVDRETRAWDTRDVQLLLTCFHHDMVWPWPPSAQAHDPIEWVMEWGRYDVDRWGSGWQELFDSHDLVRNERRTEKIEVSKEGDGAFAVVDIDTLWRNRRTGEDFHWCGRTCKIYVKTDTGWKMTSQVGVLDYGGLAES
- the mqnC gene encoding dehypoxanthine futalosine cyclase — its product is MDFDPSGRRADAILDDAVAGRRISAADAHRLLLDGDLIELGLAAEEVRNRFNDPGVATYNIDRNINYTNVCIYKCRFCAFYREPGDEEGYLLNFEEIGKKVEETLALNGTGILMQGGVHPDLPLSYYEDLLKYLKSRYPEVHLHAFSPPEVKFIAKLERMSFYDVIARLKAAGLQSIPGGGAEILVDSVRKEVLAYGKTSADEWLDIMRQAHRNDLRTSATMMYGMGEELEARVEHMQRVRDLQDETGGFTAFISWTFQHDHTEMEDVPETFAHEYLTTLAVSRLFFDNVRHLQTSWVTQGKKIGQLALKFGADDMGSIMIEENVVSAAGTAYKMTQDEMEHLIRSAGHEPKQRTNLYERLVTREDTAPLAAKYRSSLTAAKRDLVSSPLPVIG